A genomic stretch from Oscarella lobularis chromosome 11, ooOscLobu1.1, whole genome shotgun sequence includes:
- the LOC136193166 gene encoding homogentisate 1,2-dioxygenase-like, with translation MADPFQYLTGFGNEFASEALPNALPKGQNSPQVCPYGLYAEQLSGTAFTAPKDQNKRSWLYRIRPSVGHNPFQKIDQGALTNDFTKWPTNPNQMRWFPFQLPSDDEKKDFVQGLCTVCGAGDPRTRNGIAIHMYLCNFSMENKCLYNADGDLLIVPQQGVLKITTEFGKMQVTLNEICVIQQGMRFSVDVSGPSRGYILEVFNGHFRLPDLGPIGANGLAYPRDFLTPVACFEDRSPPSGYTVVSKFQGSLFACTQAHSPFDVVGWHGNYVPYKYDLANFMTVNAVSFDHADPSIFTVLTCPSPKPGVAVADFVIFPPRWSVQEHTFRPPYYHRNCMSEFMGLICGRYEAKKKNFLPGGASLHSMMTPHGPDAAVFSAASTADLKPSRVADGSMGFMFESSFSMALTEWSAETCGTVDHDYYKAWSTLVSHFDPEWKSSSTTSK, from the exons ATGGCTGACCCTTTTCAG TACTTAACGGGGTTCGGAAACGAATTCGCATCGGAAGCGCTTCCGAATGCTTTGCCTAAAGGCCAG AACAGTCCACAGGTGTGCCCCTACGGACTGTATGCCGAACAGCTTTCGGGGACCGCATTCACAGCTCCGAAAGACCAGAATAAAAGAAG TTGGCTCTATCGCATTCGACCTAGTGTAGGGCATAATCcatttcaaaaaattgaccaGGGAGCCCTAACGAACGATTTTACAAAATGGCCAACAAATCCCAATCAG ATGCGTTGGTTTCCGTTTCAACTTCCttcagacgacgagaaaaaggattttGTCCAG GGGCTCTGTACTGTGTGCGGAGCCGGCGATCCGCGCACTAGAAACGGTATAGCAATTCATATGTATTTGTGCAATTTTTCAATGGAAAACAA GTGTCTCTATAATGCTGATGGAGATCTGTTAATTG TTCCTCAACAGGGAGTACTAAAAATCACGACGGAATTCGGAAAAATGCAGGTGACTCTAAATGAAATTTGCGTCATTCAA CAAGGAATGCGTTTTTCAGTCGACGTTTCTGGTCCAAGCCGTGGCTACATATTAGAAGTGTTCAACGGTCATTTTCGGCTTCCTGATCTGGGTCCAATAG GCGCAAATGGCTTGGCCTATCCTCGCGATTTTCTTACTCCCGTCGCCTGTTTTGAGGACAGAAGTCCTCCAAGTGGCTACACGGTAGTCAGCAAATTTCAAGGGTCTCTCTTCGCTTGCACTCAA GCTCACTCGCCCTTTGATGTGGTTGGATGGCATGGAAATTACGTTCCGTACAAGTACGATCTCGCCAATTTTATGACGGTCAACGCCGTCAGTTTCGATCACGCG GATCCGTCAATATTTACTGTATTGACGTGTCCGTCCCCGAAGCcgggcgtcgccgtcgccgactttGTCATCTTCCCGCCGCGATGGAGCGTTCAGGAGCATACCTTTCGACCGCCGTATTATCACA GGAATTGCATGAGCGAATTTATGGGCCTCATTTGCGGTCGATATGAGGCAAAG aaaaagaacttCCTACCTGGCGGCGCTTCCCTTCACAGCATGATGACACCTCACGGACCGGACGCAGCCGTTTTTTCGGCCGCCTCAACAGCTGATTTGAAACCGAGTCGCGTTGCTGATGGATCGATG GGGTTCATGTTTGAGTCGTCCTTCAGTATGGCGTTGACGGAATGGTCGGCGGAGACGTGCGGCACCGTCGATCACGATTATTACAAGGCCTGGTCGACGCTGGTCAGTCATTTCGACCCGGAatggaagtcgtcgtcgacgacgtccaagTGA
- the LOC136193163 gene encoding probable lysosomal cobalamin transporter, whose protein sequence is MATIPSAVLAGIWLPFVIVGGLSLFLCFFYVRYYQRRRDAEVSVTITIISGLTVSLLTLALIPVDIFGVSQMKTSMGDFKEWSADPNASRKDVESTFRYMYYAFYSVVMLFVFLVLPFMYFYYEEGDEGVSTARRCCSALKYWIGFCVALAVVLLIGAFVPWASEQQFDNNETTSDYARLFLGSFASNRGQNALSFTISFLALIGAVCSVLYTGPGMVALPIDLIRGYRRVEDERDELTSRKKRHDSHQRNFDSKYGRERRAMSSKDRKRMENFKAGERLLKRRQKRFDAATKGCGMRCHKCMRPFSILSGIVLFLVALLIFFCLLMNGIDRILHSKGYRYGFLLNKSTLPNPVGYLLLWSQTFFPLDYVLLIALIFFFVFATLYGIRRMGIWFFCLKMYQIRPHRTPPQGLLFTAFILMTFVVSLGVTVTTVAPQYTRFGHQFFNASYKESVNVSDSSNATCLGVLQQKECTIERQSMLCDSSDCVETQFSSLVYQFCYRTWFFSLIYFACQLGMLVTFLLGLVVVLCRKKRSNIHDHGDSDTESSSDESLLDLESRV, encoded by the exons ATGGCGACGATTCCGTCAGCGGTTCTCGCGGGCATCTGGCTGCCGTTCGTCATCGTAGGCGGCCTCTCGCTCTTCCTCTGCTTCTTCTACGTCCGCTATTACCAGcgccgacgcgacgccgaagTCAGCGTGACAATAACAATCATATCGGGCCTAACCGTCTCTCTCCTCACGCTCGCTCTCATCCCCGTCGACATATTCGGCGTTTCCCAAATGAAAACATCGATGGGCGACTTCAAAGAGTGGTCCGCCGATCCAAACGCGAgtcgaaaagacgtcgaatcgacatTTCGCTATATGTACTACGCTTTCTACTCGGTCGTCAtgctcttcgtctttctcgttctACCCTTCATGTATTTCTACTACGAAGAGGGCGACGAGGGCGTGAGCACGGCGCGTCGATGTTGCTCCGCACTCAAATATTGGATTGGTTTTTGCGTGGCACTTGCCGTCGTTTTGCTCATCGGCGCTTTCGTTCCCTGGGCGTCTGAACAACAGTTCGATAATAATGAAACGACATCGGACTATGCTCGACTGTTCTTAGGCTCGTTTGCCTCTAATCGAGGCCAAAATGCCCTTTCCTTTACAATCAGTTTTCTCGCTCTTATTGGAGCCGTTTGTTCGGTTTTGTACACGGGACCGGGTATGGTCGCTTTGCCTATCGATCTCATTCGAGGATATCGACGCGTGGAAGACGAACGAGATGAATTGACAAGTCGGAAAAAGCGACACGATTCTCATCAACGCAATTTCGACTCCAAATACGGACGAGAGCGTCGCGCCATGTCGTCGAAAGATCGAAAACGCATGGAAAATTTCAAGGCGGGAGAACGACTCTTGAAGCGACGTCAGAAACGATTTGATGCCGCGACAAAAGGATGCGGAATGCGTTGTCATAAGTGCATGAGACCCTTCTCTATTCTATCTGGAATTgtactctttctcgtcgctcttctcatCTTCTTCTGTCTACTCATGAATGGAATCGATCGTATCTTGCATTCAAAGGGATATCGTTATGGGTTTCTTTTGAATAAATCGACGCTGCCCAATCCTGTTGGATATCTGCTTCTCTGGAGTCAGACCTTCTTTCCACTTGATTACGTTCTTCTTATTGCtctcatcttcttctttgtctttgcgaCGCTCTACGGAATTCGGCGCATGGGCATCTGGTTTTTCTGCCTGAAGATGTATCAAATTCGACCGCATCGAACGCCACCCCAGGGACTTCTCTTTACCGCTTTCATTCTCATGACTTTTGTTGTGAGTCTCGGCGTCACCGTGACGACCGTGGCACCGCAATACACGCGCTTTGGTCATCAATTTTTCAATGCCTCGTATAAGGAAAGCGTTAATGTATCGGACAGTTCTAACGCTACCTGTTTGGGAGTACTCCAACAGAAGGAATGCACGATTGAGAGACAGTCAATGTTGTGTGATTCGTCGGATTGTGTTGAAACGCAGTTCTCTAGTCTGGTGTATCAGTTTTGCTATCGCACTTGGTTCTTCAGTCTGATCTACTTTGCCTGCCAATTGGGTATGCTCGTGACGTTTTTGCTTGGacttgtcgtcgttctgtGTCGAAAGAAACGGTCGAATATCCACGACCATGGCGACAGCGACACGGAAAGTTCAAGTGACGAG TCGCTTCTGGACTTAGAAAGTAGAGTCTAG
- the LOC136193167 gene encoding uncharacterized protein, which translates to MRMKTTTVLGNVFLISFLGTTFSSSSTPPSSLTDTCKALQTATAASGLTCTTNSDCTSVSCNIKPIPNLPTSVTMSFTLKKCRKPVQLVMNINVPLAGYKYSYTFEGAQTIALPNVPTYLSLLIGTPYVHVQIQGVKGGVQLSAGMWLKRLFSTDYTRYSIIKEQFIPLDVSTCPSIATATLPSKYASFHDYSDDYDSDSIGDVLKKWLGKISNLLPSTTKGPSSPTAGGPTKPPVFGAIPTDIYQLMKLNPSFKMCVDKASQDIFGVTFEQLQGVEKGIIPPGFRVPSDSDDGVDEFTGEVVNCALNYALQGSYSLTENPDVSISVLLDQLADEPQIRTCATQVLEKYNIAADAIPSDVGPDETMSIEQGLLQCFYGQTAVEPTSSSSDVTKWIIIGASVGGAVLIAVIVVIVLFAVYMKRRVPSATGVSYRQLASP; encoded by the exons ATGagaatgaagacgacgacagtgTTGGGAAACGTTTTCCTTATCTCTTTTCTTG gaacgacgttttcgtcatcatcgacgCCCCCATCTTCTTTGACTGATACGTGTAAGGCTCTTCAAACGGCGACCGCTGCGTCGGGACTGACGTGTACTACAAATTCCGATTGCACGTCGGTGTCATGCAATATTAAACCAATTCCAAATTTACCGACTTCAGTAACGATGTCATTCACCTTGAAGAAATGCCGTAAACCCGTTCAATTGGTCATGAACATCAACGTACCTCTAGCTGGATACAAATACAGCTACACATTTGAAGGAGCTCAGACCATAGCTCTTCCCAATGTTCCCACCTATTTGTCACTACTAATCGGAACACCCTACGTGCACGTCCAGATTCAAGGGGTTAAAGGAGGCGTTCAGCTGTCGGCAGGAATGTGGCTCAAGCGTCTGTTTTCAACGGATTATACTCGCTACTCAATCATCAAGGAGCAGTTTATTCCTCTCGACGTATCAACGTGTCCGTCAATAG CAACTGCTACGCTGCCGTCAAAATATGCCAGCTTTCACGATTATAGTGACGATTACGATTCTGATTCAATTGGAGACGTGCTCAAGAAATGGCTAGGAAAAATCAGTAATTTGTTGCCATCGACAACAAAGGGTCCCTCTTCACCTACAGCAGGAGGCCCAACGAAGCCTCCAGTCTTCGGAGCTATTCCGACTGATATCTATCAGCTAATGAAACTCAATCCTTCCTTCAAGATGTGCGTCGATAAGGCATCCCAGGACATTTTTGGCGTCACTTTTGAGCAATTGCAAGGCGTTGAAAAGGGAATTATCCCTCCAGGATTTCGAGTGCCAAGCGATTCAgatgacggcgtcgacgaatttaCTGGAGAGGTTGTAAACTGTGCCCTCAACTATGCATTGCAAG GGTCATACTCGCTTACCGAAAATCCTGACGTATCGATTTCTGTTTTGCTGGACCAACTTGCTGATGAGCCACAGATACGCACGTGTGCAACTCAAGTCTTGGAGAAGTACAACATCGCTGCGGACGCTATTCCTTCTGACGTGGGTCCTGACGAGACCATGAGTATCGAGCAAGGTCTTCTTCAATGCTTCTACGGCCAAACCGCCGTTGAACCGACTAGTAGCAGTTCCGATGTGACAA aatGGATCATAATTGGAGCGTCGGTGGGCGGTGCAGTTCTTATTGCAGTGATTGTGGTGATCGTGCTGTTTGCTGTCTACATGAAACGTCGCGTTCCTTCCGCGACTGGCGTTTCCTATCGTCAGTTGGCTTCTCCCTAA
- the LOC136193168 gene encoding uncharacterized protein: MSGRVFLFAFAFAFFSTYSARKTTPTPSSQSLACRRFMDGVSGFGHDCSTNTDCTKVTCTLQKAITYSIALEKCTRPVRVVLSVKIPAYGVSETRTFEGEQRIPINGLPTQITFFLGDPYLNVEAKRASAGGVTLSVGIWFHSLGHWTRYSLFKRETIPVDTSSCATIETDVIPSQFTDYHDYDYETTSFSDALAKWLSVFNFGGGGGGGGGGGGGSSTIFPPMGDSTMSPPMNGGDSALEKLKHSVVGWLGKSNSATDKCVDQSLNTVYGITLLQLFQPHFQLKQEHRLRHFEQEMRTCTGTTEKPVSDFAVDDYSMCINLLWSAKMEMPTSDDDTLYERIKQKCSGMLKFYPVPQASPTENSNSDHTDAIIIGSTVGGAVFIVTIIVVIVVLTIRSRKRSLSGDSSQIVYGQLDEEA, translated from the exons ATGTCGGGACGAGtgtttctctttgcctttgcctttgccttcttctctACGTATTCCG cgagaaagacgacTCCTACGCCGTCGAGCCAGTCGCTCgcgtgtcgtcgtttcatGGACGGCGTTTCGGGGTTCGGGCACGATTGTTCGACGAACACCGACTGCACGAAAGTGACGTGCACGCTCCAGAAAGCGATCACGTACTCGATCGCCTTGGAGAAGTGCACGCGCCCCGTGCGAGTCGTTCTTTCCGTAAAAATTCCGGCATACGGGGTGAGCGAGACGCGTACGTTCGAAGGCGAACAGCGCATACCGATCAACGGACTCCCAACGCAAATTACATTCTTCCTCGGTGATCCGTACCTaaacgtcgaagcgaaacgcgcTTCAGCCGGCGGCGTTACGCTTTCCGTAGGCATCTGGTTCCATAGCCTCGGTCATTGGACGCGCTATTCGCTTTTCAAACGAGAAACCATTCCCGTCGATACGTCGTCGTGCGCAACGATCG AAACGGATGTCATACCGTCCCAATTCACGGACTATCACGACTACGActacgaaacgacgtcttttaGCGACGCTCTCGCAAAATGGCTTAGTGTCTTTAACtttggcggtggcggcggcggcggcggcggcggcggcggcggcagctcAACAATATTCCCTCCAATGGGGGACTCAACGATGTCACCTCCAATGAACGGAGGAGATTCAGCGTTGGAAAAACTTAAGCACAGTGTGGTTGGATGGCTTGGGAAGAGCAATTCGGCGACAGACAAATGCGTTGATCAGAGTCTCAATACTGTCTATGGAATAACGCTTCTTCAGCTGTTTCAACCTCACTTCCAATTGAAGCAAGAACATAGGTTGCGACACTTTGAACAGGAAATGAGAACGTGCACTGGTACAACAGAAAAGC ctGTTTCTGATTTTGCTGTAGATGATTATAGCATGTGCATCAATCTGCTCTGGTCCGCAAAAATGGAAATGCCCACGAGTGACGATGACACTTTATATGAGAgaataaaacaaaaatgcTCGGGCATGTTGAAGTTCTATCCAGTCCCCCAAGCTAGTCCAACGGAAAATTCAAACTCCGATCATACAG ATGCCATTATTATTGGAAGCACGGTTGGGGGAGCAGTGTTCATAGTCAcgatcatcgtcgtcatcgtcgttctcACTATCCGCTCCAGGAAACGTTCTCTCAGTGGAGATTCAAGTCAAATAGTCTACGGGCAATTGGACGAGGAGGCCTAG
- the LOC136193169 gene encoding dnaJ homolog subfamily B member 13-like, with the protein MGRDYYDVLALTQSARHDDVQRSYRTLSLKYHPDKNQSRDAVEKFRDISEAYDVLSDSKKRAVYDQFGEEGLKNGVPTAEPGGFTGVYTFHGDPQRTFKEFFGSENPFNELFTDGDSVMSSGAGAKFGGIMGRARPKQDPPVEKELWLSLDEVYSGCTKKLKISRRVLNDDGHTSSVKNKILSITVKPGWEEGTRILFPKEGDQEPNNIPADIVFVVKDKPHPHFKRTGCDLHYTAQVTLVQALTGCIIEIGTLDDRVISIPINEIVRPGFQKVVIGEGMPNAKNAEMRGNLVLHFDIVFPATLTPQQKQTIKQVLG; encoded by the exons atGGGAAGGGACTATTACGACGTCTTAGCTTTGACGCAAAGTGCTCGACACGACGACGTACAGCGATC CTATCGAACGCTCTCTCTCAAATATCACCCCGACAAAAACCAATCTCGAGACGCCGTCGAAAAGTTTAGAGACATATCTGAGGCCTACGACGTGCTGAGCGATT CCAAAAAGCGAGCCGTTTACGACCAATTTGGCGAAGAAGGTCTTAAAAATGGAGTTCCTACGGCCGAACCGG GCGGATTTACGGGAGTTTACACTTTCCATGGAGATCCCCAACGAACATTTAAGGAATTTTTCGGTTCAGAAAACCCGTTCAACG AACTTTTTACGGACGGCGATTCAGTGATGTCATCGGGAGCTGGAGCGAAATTTGGTGGGATTATGGGTCGAGCACGACCGAAGCAGGATCCGCCCGTTGAAAAGGAATTGTGGCTTTCATTGGATGAAGTCTATAGCGGATGTACGAAGAAACTGAAAATATCCAGACGG GTTCTAAATGACGATGGTCATACGTCAAGTGTAAAGAATAAAATACTTTCTATTACTGTAAAGCCAGGATGGGAAGAGGGAACGCGCATTCTTTTTCCAAAAGAAGGAGACCAAGAGCCAAACAATATACCAG CTGACATCGTCTTCGTTGTAAAAGACAAGCCACATCCTCATTTCAAAAGAACTGGATGTGATCTTCACTACACAGCACAAGTTACTCTAGTACAG GCTTTAACTGGATGCATTATTGAAATTGGAACGCTTGACGATCGAGTCATCAGTATTCCAATCAATGAGATAGTTAG ACCCGGGTTCCAGAAGGTTGTCATTGGCGAGGGAATGCCCAACGCAAAGAACGCCGAAATGCGAGGCAATCTCGTCCTTCATTTTGACATCGTTTTTCCAGCGACACTGACTCCTCAACAAAAACAGACAATTAAGCAAGTGCTCGGGTAG
- the LOC136193170 gene encoding mitochondrial genome maintenance exonuclease 1-like: MFRGARALWRWKAANSTFCGDRTLGSVEKEALERLKDPISVRLRKTTRDDDERWYKADHVDHVYPSVTSILRQTMSPSNRFVLWRWKREKRKELGDAGLKKLHQDTLNRGVALHKTMESFFLTGSIDVTSSSVNPFWKSVEPVLDLLNRPLALESTAVHSHLHYAGTFDCIAMYRNRPCLIEWKTSDRARPTLAHCFDFPIQAAAYAGAVNVDANYPFKVDQALVVVAYGNGDPAHVHWMPLGVCEAFWDDWLRRLDDYRKVNASASPVTQ; the protein is encoded by the exons ATGTTTCGTGGTGCTCGTGCATTGTGGCGATGGAAAGCAGCGAACAGTACGTTCTGCGGCGACAGAACGTTGGGATCGGTGGAAAAAGAGGCCCTGGAACGTCTGAAGGATCCCATATCCGTTCGATTACGGAAAACGACacgcgacgatgacgaacgTTGGTACAAAGCCGATCACGTGGATCACGTCTATCCGAGCGTGACGTCGATACTCCGTCAAACGATGTCGCcttcgaatcgattcgtccTGTGGCGATggaaacgcgaaaaacgaaaagaattgGGCGACGCCGGCCTGAAAAAACTTCACCAGGATACGCTCAATCGAGGCGTCGCTTTGCACAaa ACGATGGAATCGTTTTTCCTAACCGgttcaattgacgtcacttcgtcgtccgttAACCCGTTTTGGAAAAGCGTTGAACCCGTTTTGGATCTTCTTAATCGTCCATTAGCTCTCGAATCGACGGCCGTTCACTCCCATTTGCATTACGCCGGAACGTTTGATTGCATCGCTATGTATAG GAATCGACCTTGTCTCATCGAATGGAAGACGTCGGATCGAGCTCGTCCTACACTTGCTCACTGCTTTGATTTTCCCATTCAAGCGGCCGCCTATGCAGGGGCTGTGAACGTTGACGCAAACTATCCTTTTAAA GTCGATCAAGCTCTAGTTGTCGTCGCTTATGGTAACGGTGATCCGGCTCATGTCCATTGGATGCCGCTTGGCGTGTGCGAGGCGTTCTGGGACGATTGGCTTCGGCGATTAGACGACTATAGGAAGGTGAACGCTTCCGCCTCTCCTGTCACCCAATAA
- the LOC136193162 gene encoding rap1 GTPase-GDP dissociation stimulator 1-like, which translates to MEDEFLELEGNVDELLDSMTAACKGGELDSEKFVPLRVVETCSRLLKERKSVTKVAALLAELAKNEDLRIPVCKTGAIFHLVSFLNPESNVDTLTNCLRSIANLCFDCDESRSAVLREKGHVSLCKTFFHFLHQFVDLEKKDDLMRIFAGTILNLSNDNDEMATALCEAGALSHVVEALNCCQSESSQLTLLDALGSLTETKDAKEALLKCDKLSVFQTFVTNILASAQSASKELQLKASEKLYDLADEDDDWKRKIGEKMELVSGLARVVEEHKDEDVRSRTGQLLSLILTEDECMSRLFDGGKGMLVDRAIVWLKSDDARLEKCAAMIMGNFSRKDDNCLILSEMDIPQKLICLAKRKPGDKGVQFAALSALRNLSLPATLKPKLISWGLVELVCSQLEMSDGEGGSYLAVHFKALAILRLLLSPPEKKAALLILNNSTVRRRIVELSGCSIHAGVQAESSRLIAALVKICGRGDDETNLQVLRRFVDEEKGSTPAIVFLINSSHPVMINEGLIALSLLVALAGPRGVWESDRQLKPVVERAIQIAGDCEIVSQIRKNALTFLDAFRESAIDETTFESLRTDIEKTTTSSSNLK; encoded by the exons ATGGAGGACGAGTTCTTAGAGCTAGAAGGAAACGTGGACGAGCTTCTAGATTCGATGACCGCTGCCTGCAAAGGCGGAGAACTCGACTCTGAAAAATTCGTTCCACTTCGCGTAGTGGAAACGTGCTCGAGATTattgaaagagagaaagtctGTTACAAAAGTAGCCGCACTGTTAGCAGAATTGGCTAAAAATG AGGACTTGCGAATTCCTGTGTGCAAAACTGGAGCAATTTTTCAtctcgtttcgtttttgaaTCCCGAGAGTAATGTTGACACTCTTACAAATTGTTTGAGATCAATAGCAAATCTCTGCTTTGATTGTG atgaAAGCAGAAGTGCTGTCTTGCGAGAAAAAGGCCACGTGTCTCTGTGCAAAACCTTTTTTCACTTTCTGCATCAGTTTGTTGACttggagaagaaagatgATCTAATGCGAATTTTTGCCGGAACCATTTTAAATTTATCAAACGATAATG ACGAAATGGCCACGGCCTTGTGCGAAGCAGGCGCTCTGTCTCATGTAGTTGAAGCTCTAAATTGTTGCCAAAGCGAATCAAGTCAACTGACACTTCTCGATGCTCTCGGAAGTCTCACGGAAACAA AAGACGCGAAAGAGGCATTGCTCAAATGTGACAAATTATCCGTCTTTCAAACGTTCGTGACTAATATTCTTGCTTCGGCGCAATCGGCCAGCAAAGAGTTACAACTCAAGGCCAGTGAAAAGCTCTACGATTTAGCCGATGAAG ATGACGattggaagagaaaaattggaGAGAAAATGGAGCTGGTGAGTGGCTTGGCACGAGTGGTAGAAGAACACAAAGATGAAGACGTTCGGTCGAGAACGGGTCAACTGCTTAGTCTTATACTCACCGAAG ATGAGTGCATGAGTCGATTGTTCGACGGTGGCAAAGGAATGCTTGTGGATCGTGCCATTGTTTGGctgaaaagcgacgacgctcgactCGAAAAATGCGCGGCAATGATTATGGGCAACTTTTCCAGAAAAG ATGACAATTGTCTCATTCTGTCTGAGATGGATATTCCGCAGAAATTGATTTGTTTAGCAAAGCGAAAACCGGGCGACAAGGGAGTCCAATTTGCAGCTCTATCGGCGCTGAGAAACCTATCGCTTCCAG CGACTCTAAAGCCCAAACTCATTTCGTGGGGACTCGTTGAGCTCGTCTGCTCGCAACTAGAAATGAGTGACGGAGAAGGTGGAAGCTACTTGGCAGTGCATTTCAAAGCGCTGgcaattcttcgtctcctcctTTCTCCTCCTG agaaaaaagcggCGTTGCTCATCCTAAACAACTCGACGGTTCGAAGGCGAATTGTCGAGTTGAGCGGCTGCTCGATTCACGCCGGAGTCCAAGCGGAATCGTCTCGTCTCATCGCAGCCCTCGTCAAAATCTGTggtcgcggcgacgatgaaacAAATCTACAAGTGCTTCGGCGTttcgttgacgaagaaaagggcTCCACGCCAGCCATCGTCTTTCTCATCAACTCGTCTCATCCAGTGATGATAAACGAGGGCCTGATTGCTCTCAGTTtgctcgtcgctctcgcgGGGCCTCGCGGCGTATGGGAAAGCGATCGCCAACTCAAACCTGTAGTCGAAAGAGCAATTCAAATTGCCGGCGATTGCGAGATCGTTTCCCAAATTCGAAAGAACGCTCTGACGTTTTTGGACGCCTTTCGAGAATCGG cgatcgacgagacgacgttcgaaaGCCTAAGAACAGATATCGAAAAGACGACCACGTCAAGTTCAAACTTGAAGTGA